A window of the Virgibacillus pantothenticus genome harbors these coding sequences:
- the lysS gene encoding lysine--tRNA ligase codes for MSEEINEHMRVRKEKMEQLIEQGINPFGERFPRSHVASELKDLYDRYSKEELENKEEQVTVAGRMMTKRGKGKAGFAHIQDISGQIQLYVRKDSVGEAAYEIFKSSDIGDIIGVTGTMFKTKVGELSVKVTDFKLLTKSLRPLPEKYHGLKDIEQRYRQRYLDLITNMDSKETFVLRSKIIQAMRRYLDGQGFLEVETPMLHGIPGGATARPFITHHNALDVDLYMRIAIELHLKRLIIGGLEKVYEIGRVFRNEGVSTRHNPEFTMIELYEAYADYHDIMDLTERLVAHISKEVLGTTTVTYGEYEVDLAPKWTRKHMVDAIKEKTGVDFWQHMSDEEARELAKEHGVEIKNSMTYGHVVNEFFEQKVEEELIQPTFIYGHPVEISPLAKKNNQDDRFTDRFELFIVGREHANAFSELNDPIDQRERFEAQVKERAAGNDEAHYMDTDFLEALEYGLPPTGGLGIGVDRLVMLLTNSASIRDVLLFPQMKNK; via the coding sequence GTGTCTGAGGAAATAAATGAACATATGCGTGTGCGTAAAGAGAAAATGGAACAATTAATAGAACAGGGAATAAACCCTTTTGGAGAGCGATTCCCTCGTTCACACGTCGCAAGTGAATTGAAAGATTTATACGATCGGTATTCTAAGGAAGAACTGGAAAACAAAGAAGAGCAAGTAACCGTTGCAGGAAGAATGATGACAAAGCGTGGGAAAGGAAAAGCTGGCTTTGCTCATATTCAAGATATTAGCGGTCAAATACAGCTTTATGTGCGAAAAGACTCTGTTGGGGAAGCCGCGTATGAAATTTTTAAATCAAGCGATATAGGAGATATTATTGGTGTAACAGGTACCATGTTCAAGACGAAGGTAGGGGAACTATCTGTTAAAGTGACTGATTTTAAGTTGCTTACGAAATCGTTACGCCCATTACCGGAGAAATATCATGGATTAAAAGATATTGAACAACGATACCGTCAACGTTATCTTGATTTGATTACGAACATGGATAGTAAAGAAACATTTGTACTGCGAAGCAAAATTATTCAAGCAATGCGCCGTTATCTGGACGGACAAGGCTTTTTAGAAGTAGAAACACCTATGTTACATGGAATTCCTGGCGGTGCTACCGCAAGACCTTTTATTACACATCATAATGCATTAGATGTAGACCTCTATATGCGGATTGCTATTGAGTTGCATTTGAAACGATTGATTATCGGTGGCTTAGAAAAAGTATACGAAATTGGCAGGGTGTTTCGAAATGAAGGAGTGTCGACGAGACATAACCCAGAATTTACGATGATAGAATTGTATGAGGCGTATGCAGATTATCACGATATCATGGATTTAACGGAGAGACTTGTTGCACATATTTCCAAAGAAGTTTTAGGTACCACTACGGTCACGTATGGTGAATATGAGGTGGACTTGGCTCCGAAATGGACAAGAAAGCATATGGTTGATGCAATTAAAGAAAAAACTGGCGTTGATTTTTGGCAACACATGAGTGATGAAGAAGCACGAGAGCTAGCTAAAGAGCACGGCGTTGAGATTAAAAATTCCATGACATATGGCCATGTAGTAAATGAGTTCTTTGAACAAAAAGTAGAAGAAGAGCTAATACAACCAACATTTATCTATGGACATCCAGTAGAAATTTCGCCATTAGCTAAGAAAAATAATCAAGATGATCGGTTTACAGATCGATTTGAATTGTTTATTGTGGGACGAGAACATGCTAATGCGTTTAGTGAGTTGAACGATCCAATAGATCAACGGGAGCGATTTGAAGCTCAGGTGAAAGAAAGAGCGGCTGGTAATGATGAAGCTCACTATATGGATACAGATTTCTTAGAAGCGTTAGAATATGGACTTCCTCCAACTGGGGGACTTGGTATAGGGGTAGACCGCTTAGTCATGCTACTAACTAATTCAGCGTCTATCCGCGATGTATTATTATTTCCGCAAATGAAAAATAAATAA